The Larus michahellis chromosome 18, bLarMic1.1, whole genome shotgun sequence genome contains the following window.
acaggcttgtgagcTGCTGACCActcagagcctccagcagcactggggagcactcTCTAAGGGAAAGCAATGGTCAGTCTCCTTGTTGCAGGACGTGTTCTGATGCCAAGAGATTCCAtgtgagcagagatgctggaataCAGGGCCTGATACCCACTGGCTGTGGAGGAGATGAGTatatcttcctcagctccaagggacagtgattggaagggacccattaccccatgtcccaccctccccttcctcttctgcttgtgCCCGCACCTTATCCCCCACCACCCAAGACAATGCCTTTCTTCCTTGGCATACAAGGCAATGTTGACCATGAAAATGATTACACGAAAGCAGACGTAAGTATGAGAAAACTTTAATGACTCTGAGGTGGAAAGAAGTACACTTGTAGAGGAGGtggccagagcagggagaggaccaGCAGATGACAGAAGTCTGCTGCCATTGCCCACAGTTGAGACCCCACAGGCCTGTCCCACAGAGGGTGAGGGGCCAGCAGATGCCCCACGGCGGCTTTGCACGTCTTATGGCctagaagaacaaaaaataccagaagaaatgggagagagaataaggcacGGAAGTTAGACTTTGGCCAGATTTTCAGTGAAACCCATCAGCTCTCCTTTGGAAGGGCAGCAATGGATGCTCAGCCTCCCTAAAATCAATGGCCAGGAGCTTTGTCTTCAATCCAGCATCAGGTTCCTGGGGGCCCTTGTCAGGGCTGTCACCAGCGCATTTAGCAGGGGGGACACCTTCTGCCATAGTAGCGGCTGGAAATgtcagagaggtcacagcacccagaggtgatgggcactccatcacagctgaggatgctgccaacggcagcggaggtggaggatcccacaacggtgttctgtgggaaggagctgaggatggggccgggcagggtcaccaccacgggggagggctcgatgacgacggtggagttctggcactgcctgacacagggatcattgcagctgttggccagtggtgtcgggccacagggccggcagggctggcactggtcatagcaggacatgtctctgggctgcaggagcacctgggagagagggcagagaggcAGTAGAGCACATACATATTTGAGGAACAGTCTGCCAGGAGTCTGTCACTCCACCACAAGCATGTCAAAGGCACCTGCTGAGCCAGGAGCTAGAAACTGTGCAGTGAGGCAAAAGGGTTACCAGACACAGTACTGTGAGGATCACCCAGGCCCAACCAGGCTGCTGCCAATCTTTGCAGTGAAGGGCAACCTCAGCCAAGTGCCAAGTCCTCTTTCAAGATAATGCAAAGTGTCTCCAGGCCCAAGGAGGCTGCTGCCTATCTCTTAAGAGAACAGCTCCCTCAACCAAGTCCCAGACACTCTCTGACTCAGACCTtcatccttcttccccttctcatgGAGAGCAGCACCACAGCCCACTATAGGAGGGAGGAGTACACACCTGCATGAGCAGAAAACAACGCAGGGAAAGGGCTTCAGACTGACCtggttcccaaggagaaggaggagagagaagtggaTGGGAGAACAAGGAGTTGGGCTGGTTTTATGGTGGCCCTGACCTGCCCTGGGCCGAGAGGTAGCTTCTACCGAAGTGGCATTGTCTAAGCTGCTCATGATGAACAGAAAACATCCCAGCTAATGACATGGGCTGGGTAGCTGTTTTCTCAATGCCGCCTTCTCATTTCCTAGCTTATGCTGTCCGCCTTCCCTCACGGAGTCTTCTTCTGAGTGCTGGGATTGTGAGACCCCATGATTTCTGGGGCAGGAATGTGTCAGTGCCTGCTGCAGCCTCAGCTCAAGTGCCGAATGGGTGCAGTGCAGGCAAGTGATGTTGGCCTGGGGCACACTGGTGGGGTGGTCTGTGGCTGCATTGACAGGAATGAGCCAAACTACTCCCAACTCTGCAATCCTTGGTCGGTCTCCCAAGAACGTACCTTGTCTTTCCCTCCCATCTCACTCCAGTGGTCACTTGTAGGGTGCAGGTGGGCTGCACTGCTGGGTTTCATAGACTCTTCAAATCTTTTAAGCAGGAAACTAAGCAGCCCTCCCCAAGCTATGGGTATTAAAGAGCTGTAAAATTATTTCCCCCATTATTTCAATGCTGATGAAAATCAAAGTTATGCGGGTCCTCTACCAGCACCGGGATAtagctctgccctggtgaggccacatctggaggaggaatttctttactttgagggtgacagagcagtggaacaggctgcccagagaggtggtggagtctccgtctctggagacattgaaaacccatctggatgcgttcctgtgcaacctgctctaggtgaatctgctctgacaggggggttggactaggtaatttccagaggtcctttccaacccccatcattctgtgattctgtgatgacctccctcgacctgctgaccacacccTTCTTAATGtacccaggagaccactggccctcttggccacaaggacacattgctgcctcacagtcaacttgctgtccaccaggactcccaggtctctctctacagagccaCTTTCCAGCAGATCAGACCCTATCCTGTTATTCCTCCCTTGGtgtaggaccctacacttgcccttgttgaactttattaaGTTCCTCTCCACCCAAGTCTCCAGCCGGTCCATGTCTTGCTGTATGGCACCACAGCCTTCTGCTATGTcagccagtcctcccagttttgtatcatcaccaaacttgctgagggtatacTCTGTCCCCTTATCCAGGTTGTTGATGGATGCATTGAACAAGACTgggcccagcactgacccctgaaGAACacccactggttacaggcctccaactggactctctGCCCCTGTTCCTGGTCTCAAGGACATAGGATTCCTCAAGACTGGTCTTGGCttgtaaagactgaggcaaagaaggcattccgCACCTCAGCCTTTCCATGTCCTGTGTTGCCAGGCTGCACAGCATCGGAGAAGGCCCACTCATTCAGCAGGGGGACTACAGTTCCTCtagccttccttttgtcacctgtGTCCTTAGAGAAggccttcttgttgcctttgacatctGTTGCCAGAGGCAGTTCCACTTGGCCTTTGcctttcctaacctcatccctgcATGCTTGGACAGTGTCCCTGGAGTCCTCCCCAGTTTCCTCTGCTCACTTCCTTCGTGTGTTTTAGTTtggccaggagctccttgttcatccatgcaggcctcctggcatgcTTTCCTGACTTTCTGCTCATTGGGATGGCctgctcttgagcttggaggaagtggtccaGATGTCTTAAGCCTCTGTTGCCTCCAGGGCTATACCCCACAGGAATTTTCCAAGCAGGTCTTTAAAGGCACCAAAGCCTGCTGTCCTAAAGGCCCAGGTTATGAGCTTGCTATTTACCCTCCTCAGTCCCCTTGGGATcatgaactccaccatctcacggTCACTGCAACCCAGGCTGCCTTTGATCTTCACATCCACAACAAGCTCTTCCTTCTTGATACCTATGAGGTCCAGCAGAACACCTGTCCTCATGGGATCCTCTATCACTTGGGTGATGAAGTTGTCATCCATGCACTTGAGGAAACGTGCTTATGTCCTGCTGTGCTGTTgttccagcagatattggggtggttgaattTTCCCATGAAGGCCAGTGAATATCAgactgctcctgcctgcctgtaGAGGGTCTCCTCTGCTggttcttcctggtcaggtgtCCTATAGGAGACACCCACTACAGTATGTTCTTTATCTGTCTTCTCTTTAATGCTTACCCACAAGCTCTTGGTTGGCATATCACCCATcctcaggcagagctccatgcactccagctgctctctcacagaaagagaaagtccccctcctcatcttttcagtctgtcttctgaaagagcctgtatccctccactGAAACATGCCAGTCATGGGAGTCATCCCACCCTGTCTCCATGATCCCAACATGATCGTAGCCCTGCAACTGCGCACTGATCTCTAATTCCTcacatttattctctttaaagGCAATGAACTGTTTTGTAGTTGTAAACCCGTAGGTGGGGCAGAAGCCTTCCGCTTGGTGCCAGAAGTCACCAGCATCCATCCTCCAATTGTCCTCTGCAAATCTGCTTTTAGGAGTCTACAAGCAgtattcagtttttaagaaccatcttttaaaagcacaggaacaggcaatTCCATTGTGTTTCATGTtaagcaagcagggcagaagacctCATGgaactcaagaggaaaaagaaattgtaaaaactCTGGAAGGAAGCTCAGGCTTCGCAGGAAGGTTATAAAGCTGTGGTTCACATAtgcagggaaaaggcaggaaaggccaaGGCTCAATGAGAGTTGAGAGTTGGCCCATCTTGTGTCAGTCaacaagaaagcatttttaagtacttagatagcaagaggaggtctaaaggaAACACTGAACAAATACCTGTTGAAGATGGTCACTTGACTGAAGTCCTGTTGAACTACTTAGATATCCTTCTATGATGAggtcacccacctagtggatgaagggaaggcggtggatggagtttttctgaattttactaaGGCTTTTAATAGTGTCCCTATCCTTCTGGAAAAGTTGGGAAGTCAAGTGAGTTCTGGAGAGtcaactgtgggatgagcaggaatatggtgtgctgggtgaaaaactggctgaaaggcagggctcaaagggttgtagtgaatggggctacatctggctgatGACCAGTCAGCActggtgctcctcagggctcaattctagggatggttctgttcaatattttgaTCAGTGATCTGGATGTAGGAGTTGAGTGTGCCATGAgcaattttgctgatgataccaaactgggaggtgttGACGCGTCTCTGGAGGGAcaaaaggccttgcagagggatctaggtAAATcagagcattgggcaatcattaatggcatgaaatttaacaagtccaaatgacAGATTCTGCATCTGGGATGGAGTAACACCAGACACAGGTATAAAtttggagaggagtggctggagctgccctgcagaaagggatctgggggtgctggttgtcagcaggctcaacaggagtcagcagtgtgccctggaggcCAGAGGGCAAACCACAGCCTGGGGTGCATTAACACAGTCCAACCAGCTggtcaagagaggggattatCCCACTGCATCAAGCACTGGGGCGGCCTCCCCTTGAGTACCGTGTGTATTTCGGGGCCCCACAAGTTAAGAAGGAAGTGAAGGtgcttgaatgcatccagaggaggacaacaaagccTGTGAAAAGGCTGGAAGGAGTGTCCCATGAGGAGTGGCTAAgaactttgggcttgtctagtttggagaaaaggagtctgagaggtgacctcatggctctctacagcttcctgaggaggggaagtggagagggaagtgctgatgtcttctccctgggatccagtacCACGACACAGAgcaatggttcaaagctgcatcaggagaGGTTCAAAGTTGTCATTAAGAAACAGCTCTTCACCAAGAGAGTGGTCACACACGGGGACAGGCTTCCTAAAGAGGGGGTTGATGCCTGTCAGTAGTTAAGAGGCAtttttggacaatgcccttaataacatgctttaacttttttaactTGCAACTGCTTGACGACTGACGAATGCCCACTGCTTGCTGTTTGTTATGCCTGAGAATATTCTGTGGTCTTACAGTTGCTGGCAACTGCTACCTAAGGAAGTGCTCTGGAAAGATCCTTTTACCAAATTTGTGGAGGACGTAAGGTTTGCTCTTCTGCTCATTTACAGAGCTTTAGGTAAAGCAGGGATGGActatttgggggaaaaagaagcacCTAGTCCATGCAAATTAGCACGAGCAACTATGGGGGCTGTAATGACCTGGGAAAGACAGGAGGACTGACACAGTCCTCTCTTTGGATGCTGAAATGAGGGACATTCTCCAGACACCAGGTTTGCTGGCCTATGAGAAAGCTTAGGTGTATACAAACGCTCTGCAAAAGTACTTCTCCCACAAGAAGCAGAGCAATCAGAAAAGGGGGACAATAactcctgcttttccagaggaaaaccagacagagGTGGATAAGCCCCTGGAGACTCCTGAGGACTCCAGCCCTGTTGTTCAGGAAGTGCCTGATAATATGCATCCACGGTATTGGAAGAATGCGCAAGTGCTCCTAGGTGAACTAGGGCAGCACAAGCCTGTTTCTTCTTGGGAAAACCAGGGAAGTTTTGTGTACAAAAGAGATGTCATTAAGGGGTCCCACCTGCATGATTTAGTCCAAGGTATCCTTCAGACTTGTGTCCCATCTGAGAAGACCTGAAGACTAGGATGTGTTTAGGAAAGCCATGGCTGTGGTGAATGTCCCCTCTGGCATCATGGATCATACAACAACCACGGTCTCTGGAAAAACTAAAAGTGACTGAAGATGTCCAAGAAGCATCCCAGACATCTTGTAATATGAGGATGATACCTAAAACTCAGTGGCACATGCTCTATAGtttactgttgaaataaaaatattcatgatgCAGTAGTATCCGCAGGCCATGAGGGAGAGATGCTGCAGTTGCTTCCTCTGGAAAGCACTTTCTGTAGCATTGTGATTTTCAAAGGCCATGATGCTTTCAGGAAAGAGAGCACTCTTTGAGTGGGGGGTAACCACATGAGTCAAAAAACTCTGTGTGGTTCTGATGTGCCAAGAAAATTGCTAGCCAGTGCACTCCGGTCTGGTTATGAGGGTGTGTAGTCACCACCACGCTCACTGGTCTTGCGGGAACATGGGCCCCAGGGAGCTAGTTCCTCAGCTAAGCGCCCAGAAATGTTTTCCTGGTGTAGGGCTCTGctaagaaaaaacaagagagTTGCTCCATCTCAGACTGCGATCTCATCCCTGTGTTACCACTGGACTCAGCACTGACTCCTACAgaagagggagaggtggggagaggtgTCCCCAGTCCTAACCCCATGCAGGAATCACTCTGTCCTCTGCCCTGGTCCTGTGCTGCTGTCGGTGTGTGGCATTTGTGTGAGGGCAAACTCCCACAGCACATGGGCACAGAGCCTGCAGTTGTGGGATGCCCTTGGCCTGTGTGtggggagcagcagtgctgcatgGAGCACAAGGGTCACTTCAGCCCCAGGGTTCTGGGAATGCTGAAGGAGGTTGGTGCCTGGGGAAAGGCACCCCAGCGTGTAGCCTGTGACTGGGCTGCTGTGTGTCCTGTACCCTTCAGAGACAGCTCATGGATCTTACTGAGGGTTGAATGAAATCCCACTGTTGCTGCCATGTCTCCATGAAGCTGGAATATCTCCTCTCACACAGCACCTTTCTGGACTAGACTGGGGTTGTGGCACTTGTGGGGCTGCAGAGTTCCTGCACCTCAGGAAAGCTCTGCTTGAGGAAGacaaggcagcacagagcagtgctGCATCTTTGGGCACCAGTCACTGTCCTAGGCCTGCCTTTGGCCAAGGGGTGCTGGGTTCACTGGGACAGGGGCCTCCAGTGAGTGGCCTGCTGTAGCTGATACCAATAGGAACTTGTGAACACCTCAGCCCTACATATCTGGGCAACAGATGAAACATGCCAGATGCTGGAGAGTGATAGAATTGTATGGGGAATCTGTCCCTGCTGCTCGTGCATGGCATACTGACCATGTCCCCTAGATCAGGTGATGGAGGGAAGCGGCAGGTGGAGTAGGCAATGTGGGCCATCCCCAAGGCTATTCACCCATTCCCAGTTCCTGCCATCCTTTGGGAACATGGTTTTCTGAGCCTccttgcccagcacagctccacccAAACCAAGAGGAGCACTCTTCCCCAAGAGCTTGTGGGACTGCAGACTTCCCAGGCCTCCTACATGCCCACAGTTCCTCTCTCGAGGACAAGAGTTGTCATGATTCCCTTTCACATGACACGGGCCATGGCAAAGGGGCTAtttctgagcagagctgcagcaaggcaAGGACTGATGGCCGTTGGCTGTGGAGTAACCAGGGATGTCTTCTTCAGCTTCAAGAGGCAGTGCCTGAAAGAGGACTCGCTGCAGTGTGTCCCACCCTCCAATGCCTCTAGGAGTGATGAAAGGttcccctgtgcccccacctAATTCCTCCTGGAAAGCAATGGTTTTCTCCTTCCACAGTCAGTGTGCAGATGGAAAGACCATATAAAGGGCACAGGCAGGGTTGCAGTAGTtgtttaatgagtctaaagaatGAGAATGAGTCTAAAGAATGTGATCA
Protein-coding sequences here:
- the LOC141732584 gene encoding feather keratin Cos2-3-like — protein: MSCYDQCQPCRPCGPTPLANSCNDPCVRQCQNSTVVIEPSPVVVTLPGPILSSFPQNTVVGSSTSAAVGSILSCDGVPITSGCCDLSDISSRYYGRRCPPC